A single region of the Parcubacteria group bacterium genome encodes:
- a CDS encoding transposase, which translates to MQYGIDYGMKKAVVVTEKGKTITLDDVSKKIEFVNSLNPEDAVYLEFGAGADKFALSCVQKDISVFRIPTTVFSSWRNGNDKKDDAKLMLELAQNTPELFYPVAAKDVDILKIGLMLQKYYVVQDDIRKPAEQRLFLTMADDLLVRGEPVADLEKALRKQIAEHPMFLGAIEEEKKIYKEMEKFIRKVPLYQAIFEPIKGVGPVIAGRIMYGIQDIRRFSTPAKLKNYSGYGFFEDGSAQRRKKGEVFACNKFLKQGVFLFTNQVNRGTNPEWKERLIQRKAFERSKFPEVVIKEIGGEKKKYFTDGHIHLKGCRYIGQKFLEYIWREWRRFEGI; encoded by the coding sequence ATGCAGTATGGTATTGACTATGGGATGAAAAAGGCAGTGGTGGTCACGGAAAAAGGAAAGACTATCACACTCGATGATGTTAGTAAAAAAATCGAGTTTGTTAATTCTCTGAATCCTGAAGATGCAGTGTATCTGGAATTCGGAGCTGGCGCAGACAAGTTTGCACTGTCCTGCGTTCAGAAAGATATTTCAGTTTTTCGAATTCCGACTACTGTTTTTTCCAGCTGGCGAAACGGCAACGACAAGAAAGATGATGCCAAACTCATGCTTGAGTTAGCGCAGAACACACCGGAGTTATTCTATCCGGTTGCCGCCAAGGACGTTGATATTCTCAAAATCGGACTGATGCTACAGAAGTATTATGTAGTCCAGGACGATATCAGAAAACCGGCCGAGCAGAGACTTTTTCTTACAATGGCTGACGACCTTTTGGTTAGGGGAGAACCCGTCGCCGATCTCGAAAAAGCACTTCGAAAACAAATCGCCGAGCACCCAATGTTTTTGGGTGCCATTGAAGAGGAGAAAAAAATCTACAAGGAGATGGAAAAATTCATCAGAAAAGTTCCTCTTTATCAGGCGATATTTGAACCGATAAAAGGCGTCGGTCCCGTGATTGCCGGGAGAATTATGTATGGCATTCAGGACATTCGACGTTTTTCGACGCCAGCCAAGCTCAAGAATTATTCCGGTTACGGATTTTTTGAGGACGGCTCCGCACAAAGGAGAAAGAAGGGGGAAGTTTTTGCCTGCAACAAGTTTCTCAAACAGGGAGTTTTTCTTTTTACTAACCAAGTAAATAGAGGAACAAATCCTGAATGGAAAGAGCGACTCATTCAGCGCAAAGCCTTTGAGCGCTCGAAGTTCCCCGAAGTAGTCATCAAGGAAATTGGCGGAGAAAAAAAGAAATATTTTACCGACGGGCATATTCATCTTAAAGGATGCCGCTACATCGGCCAGAAGTTCTTAGAATACATCTGGCGAGAGTGGAGGAGGTTTGAAGGAATATAA
- the nifU gene encoding Fe-S cluster assembly scaffold protein NifU, with the protein MPYSKKVIQHFTKPHNQGVIKNADGIGTVGNPVCGDIMKLYIKVAKNKKGEEIIEDIKFETLGCGAAIATSSMVTDLAKGRTLEEAEKITRQDVANELEGLPPTKMHCSNLAADALRKAIENYKNKK; encoded by the coding sequence ATGCCTTATAGTAAAAAAGTAATCCAGCATTTTACCAAGCCTCATAATCAAGGCGTGATTAAAAATGCCGATGGAATTGGCACGGTCGGCAATCCGGTCTGCGGAGACATCATGAAGCTTTATATTAAAGTTGCCAAAAACAAAAAAGGAGAAGAAATTATCGAAGACATTAAATTTGAAACTCTGGGATGCGGAGCAGCCATTGCCACTTCATCAATGGTCACTGATTTAGCTAAAGGCAGAACTCTTGAAGAAGCGGAAAAAATTACCCGCCAAGATGTCGCGAATGAATTAGAAGGACTTCCGCCAACCAAAATGCATTGCTCAAACCTTGCAGCCGACGCACTTCGCAAAGCAATTGAAAATTATAAAAATAAAAAATAA
- a CDS encoding WecB/TagA/CpsF family glycosyltransferase, with amino-acid sequence MKILEVKVDNLERKEILDKISCFLSEDKFYQIATINPEFILKAQKDNEFKNILNNCDLNIADSIGIRFTFWRFGEKLKCRMMGIDLMMEILKISNEKKLRIYLAANSGGLSGWEETKKAILKIYPDLEIYGTNINCHSWLDQESTQSIDVSVDSRFRGNDIVADIVFCNFGVPFQEKFLNSLKCANIKLAVGVGGSFDYMTGKLKRAPKWMQFFGVEWLWRLILQPKRIGRIFNAVVIFPIKIIFYKKII; translated from the coding sequence ATGAAAATTTTGGAAGTAAAAGTGGATAATTTGGAAAGAAAAGAGATATTAGATAAAATATCTTGTTTTTTGAGTGAAGATAAGTTCTATCAGATTGCAACTATAAACCCGGAATTTATTTTGAAGGCGCAAAAAGACAATGAATTCAAGAATATTTTAAATAATTGCGATTTGAATATCGCGGATAGTATCGGGATAAGATTTACTTTTTGGCGATTTGGAGAAAAATTAAAATGCCGTATGATGGGAATTGATCTGATGATGGAAATTTTGAAAATCTCCAATGAAAAAAAGTTGAGAATATATTTAGCAGCCAATAGCGGGGGGTTAAGCGGTTGGGAAGAAACGAAAAAGGCTATTTTAAAAATTTATCCGGACTTAGAGATTTATGGTACCAATATCAACTGTCATTCCTGGCTTGACCAGGAATCTACGCAGTCAATTGATGTAAGTGTAGATTCCCGCTTTCGCGGGAATGACATAGTCGCAGATATTGTTTTCTGCAACTTCGGCGTGCCATTTCAAGAAAAATTCCTGAATAGCTTAAAATGTGCTAATATTAAGCTAGCCGTCGGAGTAGGGGGTAGTTTTGACTATATGACTGGCAAGCTGAAAAGAGCGCCAAAATGGATGCAATTTTTTGGTGTTGAATGGCTTTGGCGATTGATACTTCAGCCAAAAAGAATTGGCAGAATTTTCAACGCAGTAGTAATTTTTCCAATAAAGATAATTTTTTATAAAAAAATAATATGA
- a CDS encoding cysteine desulfurase family protein: MKKIYLDNAATTQVDPEVLKAMLPYFSEKFGNPMSIHGFGQEALEAIDKARKQAADFLNSDPEEIIFTSGATESNNLAIKGVIKKYFYFNKDTKTKPHIVTTVFEHHCVLETIKFLEKSGQAEVTYLPTYEEGIVRLEDVKNALKPNTILVSIMYVNNEIGTVQPIAEIGELIRNHNSQLSDLRSQILFHTDATQAAGYFNCDVEKLGVDMLSLSGHKIYGPKGIGALYIKKGTPIAKIQDGGEQEFGMRAGTHNVPGIVGLGKAIELLETKSHNPQTAKLRDYFIDKVLKEIPNSYLNGSKEKRSPNNINFRFDNVEGESLVMSLDMEGIATSTGSACSSGTLEPSHVLLALGLKPEQAHGSLRLTLGKDTTKEEIDYAFDKLAGIVSKLRKISGSVLKDFN, from the coding sequence ATGAAAAAAATATACCTCGACAATGCTGCCACTACCCAAGTTGATCCGGAAGTTTTGAAAGCAATGCTTCCATATTTTTCGGAAAAATTCGGCAATCCGATGTCTATCCATGGCTTCGGACAAGAGGCACTGGAAGCAATAGACAAAGCTCGAAAACAAGCAGCCGATTTTCTGAACTCTGATCCGGAAGAAATAATTTTCACTTCCGGCGCGACGGAAAGCAATAATCTGGCAATCAAAGGGGTTATCAAAAAATATTTTTATTTTAATAAAGACACCAAGACAAAACCGCACATTGTCACCACTGTTTTCGAACATCACTGCGTTTTGGAAACAATAAAGTTTTTGGAAAAATCCGGACAAGCGGAAGTAACATATCTTCCAACCTACGAAGAGGGAATTGTGAGATTGGAAGATGTTAAAAATGCTCTGAAACCAAACACGATTTTAGTTTCCATAATGTATGTCAATAATGAAATCGGAACCGTTCAGCCGATTGCCGAAATCGGAGAACTGATAAGGAACCATAATTCTCAACTCTCAGATCTCAGATCTCAAATCTTATTTCATACCGATGCAACGCAAGCTGCAGGCTATTTTAATTGCGATGTAGAAAAATTAGGAGTAGACATGCTTTCACTTTCCGGACATAAAATTTACGGACCAAAAGGAATCGGCGCCTTGTATATCAAAAAGGGAACACCAATTGCAAAAATTCAGGATGGAGGAGAGCAAGAATTTGGAATGAGAGCCGGAACGCATAATGTTCCTGGTATAGTCGGCCTTGGCAAGGCCATTGAATTGTTAGAAACTAAAAGCCATAACCCACAAACTGCAAAATTAAGAGATTATTTTATCGATAAAGTTCTGAAAGAAATTCCGAATTCATATTTAAACGGATCAAAAGAAAAAAGATCTCCAAATAATATTAACTTCCGATTTGATAATGTGGAAGGGGAGAGTTTGGTGATGTCGCTCGACATGGAAGGTATCGCGACCTCGACTGGATCAGCTTGCTCTTCTGGAACACTCGAACCATCCCATGTGCTTTTAGCGCTCGGACTCAAACCTGAACAAGCCCACGGAAGCCTCAGATTAACGTTAGGTAAAGATACAACAAAAGAGGAAATTGATTATGCTTTTGATAAGCTGGCAGGAATAGTAAGCAAACTAAGGAAGATATCAGGAAGCGTGCTTAAAGATTTTAACTAA
- a CDS encoding Rrf2 family transcriptional regulator, translating into MKFSTRAGYGLRATVNLAKIYPQQKSLQEISKEEGISLKYLEQLFRALKKNKIVTSQKGREGGYTLSKNPKNIKVGEIIEILDGPIVPMECASGKCDAKCSCASSIVWTKLQTQIKKTLYSIKLKDLIK; encoded by the coding sequence ATGAAATTCTCTACCCGGGCTGGATATGGCCTCCGCGCGACGGTCAATCTGGCTAAAATCTATCCCCAGCAAAAAAGTCTCCAGGAAATCTCCAAGGAAGAGGGGATATCTTTGAAATATCTGGAACAGCTTTTCAGGGCTTTAAAAAAAAATAAAATAGTTACCAGCCAGAAGGGGAGAGAGGGCGGATATACGCTTTCTAAAAATCCAAAAAATATTAAAGTCGGAGAAATTATTGAAATTTTGGACGGACCAATTGTTCCAATGGAATGCGCCAGCGGAAAGTGCGACGCAAAATGCTCCTGCGCTTCCAGCATTGTCTGGACGAAACTGCAGACCCAAATAAAGAAAACATTATATTCCATAAAACTAAAAGATTTAATAAAATAA
- the thpR gene encoding RNA 2',3'-cyclic phosphodiesterase, protein MQRRIFIGISLPDDVKKRLNQRIEKWKEIPIKWSLPDNFHLTLSFLGFINDESLAEVCLAVKEAAQNFESFDVNFEGIGVGPDPENPKIIWLFGGANEELRKLQTDIEKSLDIFVSERKEFKPHITLGKIDKAKWKALSEKPKIGESFKISIPVESVDVFESKIEKGRTRYTVLESCELK, encoded by the coding sequence ATGCAAAGAAGAATTTTTATCGGCATTAGTTTGCCGGATGATGTCAAAAAACGCTTAAATCAGAGAATTGAAAAATGGAAGGAAATTCCCATTAAGTGGTCGCTTCCTGATAATTTTCATCTGACTTTGTCGTTTTTGGGATTTATTAATGACGAGAGCTTAGCTGAAGTTTGTTTGGCGGTTAAGGAAGCTGCTCAAAACTTCGAGAGCTTTGATGTTAATTTTGAAGGAATAGGAGTTGGTCCGGATCCGGAAAATCCGAAGATAATCTGGCTTTTTGGAGGCGCCAATGAAGAGCTTCGAAAACTGCAAACGGATATCGAAAAATCTTTGGATATTTTTGTGAGTGAAAGAAAGGAATTTAAACCGCATATAACTCTCGGCAAAATAGACAAAGCCAAATGGAAAGCGCTTTCGGAAAAACCAAAAATAGGGGAAAGTTTCAAGATTTCCATTCCGGTAGAAAGCGTGGATGTTTTCGAAAGTAAAATTGAGAAAGGAAGAACGCGGTATACGGTTTTGGAATCTTGTGAGTTAAAGTAA
- a CDS encoding C39 family peptidase, which yields MSIFISFKYIKADTASDTAQKIKDLEEKAKIYQQIIDIKQKQQDTLENQIALLEAEVNKLENETELKKKEIENLNMKINKLENQINETEVSIELQRKILGDLLQVYYENKDQDVVAAFLSNKNLSSFMARDDRLVQVEDKTNEILKNIKSLRDGLQNEKKSVEDKKKEATDLFYELQEKSSELNDKRDQKEALVFQTEGEQAKYEKLLERVEEQKQELVNIDELGAGLSADSYSKPPSSASASASWYYSQRDSRWGDQNIGNTKTKMKSYGCAVTAVAMVFSYHDDSITPGALARKKIFSSDLINWPSSSFGGEISLSGGYSHGNINWSTIDSELKEKNPVIVYIKKTKGSGGHYVVIHTKMSNGKYVVHDPYWGANLYLDTSKALVGSLSPSSGTKIDQMIIYK from the coding sequence TTGTCAATTTTTATATCATTTAAATATATTAAGGCTGACACAGCTAGCGATACGGCTCAAAAAATAAAAGACCTTGAAGAAAAAGCCAAGATATATCAGCAAATAATCGATATCAAACAAAAGCAACAGGACACCTTAGAAAATCAAATAGCTCTTCTGGAAGCCGAGGTAAATAAGCTGGAAAATGAGACAGAACTAAAGAAGAAAGAGATTGAAAATTTGAATATGAAAATTAATAAGTTGGAAAATCAGATAAATGAAACAGAAGTTTCCATAGAGCTTCAAAGAAAGATTTTGGGAGATCTTTTACAGGTTTATTATGAAAATAAAGATCAAGATGTAGTTGCAGCTTTTCTTAGCAATAAAAATTTGTCATCTTTTATGGCCAGGGATGACAGGCTAGTTCAAGTAGAAGATAAAACAAATGAAATACTTAAAAATATAAAATCGCTTAGAGACGGGCTTCAAAATGAAAAAAAATCAGTAGAGGATAAAAAGAAAGAAGCGACCGATTTGTTTTACGAGCTTCAGGAGAAGAGTTCTGAGCTTAACGACAAGAGGGATCAAAAAGAAGCGCTTGTTTTTCAGACAGAGGGAGAGCAGGCAAAATACGAAAAACTCTTGGAGAGAGTCGAAGAGCAGAAACAGGAACTTGTAAATATCGATGAGCTGGGTGCTGGCCTTTCGGCTGATTCGTATTCAAAGCCCCCTTCTTCCGCATCTGCTTCAGCCAGTTGGTATTATTCACAAAGAGATTCGCGCTGGGGAGATCAGAATATCGGAAACACGAAAACCAAAATGAAAAGTTATGGCTGCGCAGTTACGGCAGTAGCAATGGTTTTTAGTTATCACGATGATTCAATTACTCCTGGAGCCCTTGCTCGTAAAAAAATATTTAGTTCCGATCTTATCAATTGGCCGTCATCTTCTTTTGGAGGAGAAATTTCTCTTAGCGGAGGATATTCTCATGGGAATATAAACTGGAGCACAATTGACAGTGAACTCAAGGAAAAAAATCCGGTGATTGTTTATATTAAAAAAACCAAAGGTTCCGGGGGGCACTACGTCGTCATTCACACTAAGATGTCCAACGGAAAATATGTTGTTCACGATCCCTACTGGGGTGCAAATTTATATTTGGACACTTCAAAGGCTTTAGTCGGATCGCTTAGCCCTTCAAGCGGAACCAAGATTGACCAGATGATCATTTACAAATAA
- the gltX gene encoding glutamate--tRNA ligase → MNKVRVRFAPSPTGYMHVGNFRTALYGYLFAKQNNGDFILRIEDTDQKRYVQDALEKLIHIINWTGFKYDEGVFVEDGKVIQRGDFGPYIQSERLGLYKKYVEQLIANGTAYRCFCTPKRLEEMRNQQTAEKKAPMYDRYCLKLSKEEADKKIADGEKYVIRQKINTEGVTEYKDIIRGKVSIKNELLDDQILMKSDGYPTYNFANVIDDHLMEISHVIRGEEYVSSTPKYIQLYQNFGWEIPRFAHLPLLLNLDRSKLSKRQGDVAVEDYIKNGYLKEAIINFVALLGWNPGQGSTREIFLLEELIEEFNLEKVHKAGAVFDVKKLDWIDNQYIKKMSADELFEKARNFFEQKDFFVNAKPERKTEEYLKKVLTVEQDRLQKLSEVGESNQFFFNDNLNYSKDDIRWKKNTDEETKIFLEKSLKVLENISEWKKEKIEEELLKEAGEKRGDLLFPLRWILTEQKFSPTPFEVAWVLGKEESLARIKKGLELFK, encoded by the coding sequence ATGAATAAAGTCAGAGTCAGATTTGCGCCGTCGCCGACGGGATATATGCACGTCGGTAATTTTCGCACCGCTTTGTATGGATATCTTTTTGCCAAACAAAACAATGGCGATTTTATATTGCGCATCGAAGACACCGACCAGAAAAGATATGTTCAAGACGCTTTGGAAAAATTAATTCATATTATCAACTGGACTGGGTTCAAATATGATGAAGGAGTTTTTGTTGAAGATGGAAAGGTAATCCAAAGAGGAGATTTTGGCCCATATATCCAATCGGAAAGATTGGGATTATATAAAAAATATGTTGAGCAATTGATAGCAAATGGAACAGCCTATCGATGTTTTTGCACTCCCAAAAGATTGGAAGAAATGAGAAATCAGCAAACGGCTGAGAAAAAAGCGCCAATGTATGATCGCTATTGCCTTAAGCTTTCGAAGGAAGAAGCTGACAAGAAAATTGCTGATGGGGAAAAATATGTCATCCGGCAGAAAATAAATACAGAAGGCGTTACTGAATACAAGGACATTATTCGCGGAAAAGTTAGCATTAAGAACGAACTTCTGGATGATCAGATACTTATGAAATCTGACGGCTATCCCACCTATAATTTTGCCAATGTTATCGACGATCATTTAATGGAGATTTCTCATGTCATTCGCGGAGAAGAATATGTTTCCAGTACGCCGAAATATATTCAGCTCTATCAGAATTTTGGCTGGGAAATTCCAAGATTTGCCCATTTGCCGCTGCTCCTCAATCTTGACAGATCGAAATTATCGAAAAGGCAGGGCGATGTTGCCGTGGAAGATTATATTAAAAATGGATATCTCAAAGAAGCGATAATTAATTTCGTAGCGCTTTTGGGATGGAATCCGGGGCAGGGTAGCACCAGGGAAATTTTTCTTTTAGAAGAATTGATTGAAGAATTTAATCTGGAAAAAGTACATAAAGCGGGAGCGGTTTTTGACGTTAAAAAATTGGATTGGATCGATAATCAATATATCAAAAAAATGTCCGCTGATGAGCTATTCGAAAAAGCACGGAATTTTTTTGAGCAAAAAGATTTTTTTGTGAATGCAAAACCGGAAAGAAAAACTGAAGAATATCTGAAAAAAGTTTTAACAGTCGAACAAGACAGGCTCCAAAAATTATCCGAGGTGGGGGAGAGCAATCAATTCTTTTTTAATGATAATCTGAATTATTCCAAAGATGATATTCGCTGGAAGAAAAATACTGACGAAGAAACAAAAATATTTCTCGAAAAATCTTTAAAGGTTTTGGAAAATATTTCCGAGTGGAAAAAAGAAAAGATAGAAGAAGAACTTTTAAAAGAGGCAGGAGAGAAAAGAGGGGATTTACTTTTTCCGCTTCGTTGGATTTTGACCGAACAAAAGTTTTCTCCGACTCCATTTGAAGTAGCTTGGGTTTTAGGAAAGGAAGAGAGCCTAGCTAGAATTAAAAAAGGATTAGAATTATTTAAATAA
- a CDS encoding GNAT family N-acetyltransferase: MSKLRKLKTNDEKGLRKLLKQLTGKPIKLNIKSLIKDRGIHCIILEHDGRVIGFGSLILHQIPTKGFVARIEDVVVHEEHRGKGHGRKITEELIMIAKNKKIKIINLTSNPKREEARKLYESMGFELMETGVFKLEL, encoded by the coding sequence ATGTCAAAACTTCGAAAACTAAAAACCAACGATGAGAAAGGGTTACGGAAACTTTTAAAGCAGCTTACCGGCAAACCGATCAAGCTGAATATTAAATCCTTAATTAAGGATAGAGGCATCCATTGTATAATTTTGGAGCATGACGGCAGAGTAATCGGATTTGGGTCATTGATCTTACACCAAATTCCAACCAAGGGCTTTGTGGCCAGAATTGAAGATGTGGTTGTGCATGAAGAACATCGAGGCAAAGGCCACGGAAGAAAAATTACTGAAGAATTAATTATGATTGCTAAAAATAAAAAAATAAAAATAATAAATCTTACCAGCAATCCTAAGAGAGAAGAGGCGAGGAAATTATATGAATCTATGGGATTTGAGCTAATGGAAACAGGGGTGTTCAAATTAGAGCTTTAA
- a CDS encoding YerC/YecD family TrpR-related protein, which translates to MPGKVKYNALSEEEKKKYLGEFYSMVSVLKNREEIKNFFKDLLTLSEVVMISRRIQVAKMLLDGFTQDEIRKKLKIGFTTINQVERWLNNGFGGYKEAIKKYKSKYKELSNFDKYGEVPFSREWVRKKYPLHFMLANILAAKKK; encoded by the coding sequence ATGCCAGGAAAAGTCAAATATAACGCTTTGTCAGAGGAGGAAAAGAAAAAGTATCTCGGAGAATTTTATTCTATGGTTTCTGTGTTAAAGAATAGGGAAGAGATTAAAAATTTTTTCAAAGATCTTTTGACTCTTAGCGAGGTAGTAATGATATCCAGGAGAATACAGGTAGCCAAAATGCTTTTAGACGGATTTACCCAGGACGAAATAAGAAAAAAATTAAAGATAGGATTCACAACAATTAATCAGGTAGAAAGGTGGCTGAACAATGGATTTGGAGGATACAAAGAAGCAATTAAAAAATACAAAAGTAAATATAAAGAATTAAGCAATTTTGATAAATATGGAGAAGTTCCATTTTCAAGGGAATGGGTTAGAAAAAAATACCCATTACATTTTATGTTAGCTAATATTTTAGCAGCTAAAAAAAAGTAA